The Erwinia sorbitola nucleotide sequence TTTTCCAGCGCCAGATGCAGCTGCTGCGCCAGCCGCTGGCGTTTTTGCAGGGCTTCATCCATTGCCGGAACAAACAGGCAGTAGCGCCCGCGCCCCTCCGCTTTGGCGGCATACAGGGAAATATCGGCTTTGCGCATCAGCTCCAGTCGCTCCAGGCTGTGACGCGGCGACAGTGCTACCCCAATGCTGACACCCACCCACAGCGTATGACCGCGTAGAGTCATCGGCTCGGCCAGACGAGTAATGATCTGCTGACACAGGTCGGCCACCTGCTGTTCATTTTCTAGATTACTGACCATTACAACAAATTCATCGCCGCCCAGGCGCCCGACAGCATCCTGCACCGGCAGCAGCGATGACAACCGCTGGCCGATCTCGACGATCAGATCGTCACCCGTATGGTGGCCATAGGTATCGTTGATCAGCTTAAAACGATCGAGATCGAGCAGCATCAGCGCCAGCTTGCCGCCGCTAAGAGGAAGCTGCTGGAGTCGCTCATTGAGCTGCTCTTCAATCCATGCACGATTTGGCAGCCCTGTGAGAACATCATGCCGGGCCAGATGCCGGGCGTGCACTTCACTGGCTCCCAGACGGCGCATCGAGCTGGAAAGTTTCAGTGACGAATGCCACAGACGACGCGTCATGATGATGCACATCAGCGAGATACTTAAAATAGCCGCAGCAATCAGCGGGCCGGTGATTTTCAGCATCTGGCTGCCCGGGCGCATGGGTATCCATGAGACGCTGCTTACCGGAATGCCGTTTGCTGACGTCAGTAGAAATCCGGCGCTGTTTGGCTGGTCTGCTGCGCTGGGGGTAAAGCGAAACTGGCTGACAACCCCGCGATGCTCCAGAAAATCGATAAAACTGTAATGCAGATAACGGATAAATATCAGCCGCCGTCCGGAGTTATCGGGCAGGGGGCCGATCACCACTTCAGCAACCCGGTCACGCAGGCGGATGAAATCATGGATAACATCAGAGGATGTCGCCGGTGGCAGGTGATGTGAAAGTTTGGGCTTAAGATCGAGATAGCTGGATACGGGCGCGAGTCTGCCCTCCAGCCAGCTGGTAACCGGACGCTGTTGCGCATCCAGCAGATAGATTTCATTGTCGCCAGCAAGATGAAAAAGCCAGCTGCCAAACTCTGCGGGCTTTGCTAACTGTGAAATCAGATCCACTTCGTTCAAGAGGTTTTGGTGTTGAAAAGTAAAATCGGACAGATGCTGCGCGAAAATATTTTCAATCACCTGCTGTTGCTTTTCCTGTGCTTTGGCGTTGCTTTGCACTGTGACCCAGTAGGCGGTAATGCCGCATCCTAACAGGGAAAACAGCACCACAGCCACTACCGGCGCGACAACATTACGCATGAATTCGCGACGTAGTTCAGCGACCGTGCTGTATTCGATTTTCATTGATCTTCCAGGATGAATGAGGTCGTAGCTCCAGGAAACCACTGGCCCTGTAAAGCGCAAACATTACCTTAATACTTATTATCAGCAAAGATAAAGACGGTATTAAATATCCGTTTATCTGAAATTTATCCGGGCCTGACGGGCAGATCGATGTGGTATGAGAGGGGATCAGCAGGCGCTGCGATCGGCGCGATCGCTGCCGGGAAATCCGGGGCATTCTGAGTTTTAAGCGAAGAGCTGAGTGAGGTTTTGCCCCATGCCGACAATCTGCGTACAGGTCTTCCCTTCAGACTGCGATAGCAGAAACGTCCGATCTGTTTTGCTCCTGATTGAATTCTTCCCGTAATGGCGAGGTACACCTCGCCATTGTCAATGCAGCAGGAAAGGGCGTTGATTGGGCCTGAATACCGGCTTTGGCGTTACTTAAGCCAAATCCTGAGGCAGGCCCGGTTTATTATCCCAGTCCGTTTTCTACTAACGCATTACGCGAAATATCCGCTATAGATTTCATTCCGGTCAGCGTCATTGCTACCCGCATCTCTTTCTCGATCAGCGTCAGCAGATTCTCCACTCCGGCCTGGCCTGCGGTTGCCAGCGCATAGAGATAAGCCCGCCCTAACAGGACGGTATCCGCACCCAGCGCAATCATTCGCACTACGTCTAACCCGTTACGGATGCCGCTATCCGCCAGAATGGCAATCTCGCCTTTTACCGCATCGGCAATGGCTGGCAGCGCACGAGCTGTCGACAGCACGCCGTCCAGCTGGCGGCCGCCGTGATTGGATACGATAATACCGTCGGCACCGAAACGTACCGCATCACGGGCGTCATCGGGATCGAGAATACCTTTAATGATCATCGGGCCATCCCAGAACTCGCGGATCCACTCCAGATCGCTCCATGAGATGGAAGGATCGAAGTTTTTGGCCAGCCAGCCGATATAATCCTCCAGCCCGGTCGGTTTCCCGAGATAGGCGGAGATATTACCCAGGTCATGGGGCCTGCCGTTCAGCCCGACATCCCAGGCCCACTGCGGGTGGAGGACGGCCTGAGCATAGCGGCGCAGGGCTGCATTGGGGCCGCTCATACCTGAGTGGGCGTCACGGTAGCGAGCGCCCGGAGTCGGCATATCAACGGTAAATACCAGCGTTGAACAGCCTGCCGCTTTGGCGCGTTCCAGCGCATTACGCATAAAACCGCGATCTTTGAGCACGTAAAGCTGGAACCACATCGGGCGGGAGATGGCCGGGGCAACCTCTTCAATCGGACATACCGATACCGTAGAAAGGGTAAACGGTATCCCCTTTGCCGCTGCCGCTTTAGCCGCCTGCACTTCACCACGGCGGGCGTACATTCCACACAGCCCTACCGGGCCAAGCGCCACCGGCATCGACAGCGTTTCTTTAAACAGCGTGGTGTGCAGAGTGAGATCGGACATATCGTTCAGCACGCGCTGCTTTAAAGCGATCTGTGCCAGATCTTCCACATTACGCCGCAGGGTGTGCTCTGCGTAGGCTCCGCCGTCAATGTAGTGAAACAGGAACGGTGGCAGGATGCGTTTGGCCGCGGCGCGGTAGTCGGTTCCGGCTGAAATAATCATCGATTTTCTTCCCTTGTGATATCGGTATCTTCATCCGGCAGACGGGTGCTGCGCTGCTGCCGGGCTTCATTCTCGTGCAGGGTTTTGAGGGTGGTCAGAACAAAACCCATATGATCCCTTGCCGCACAGCTGGCCCGCTGCGGATCGCCGGCGAGGATCGCCAGCAGCAGCTCTTCATGCTGCTCGGTTAAGCGGGCAAAAATGGTCGGCACGGTGTACATCCGCTGGCGACTGTGCGCCACGGAGGATTGCAGCAGATCGAAGAAGCCGCGCATGGTCTGTAGCAGCACCACATTATGCGAGGCTTCGGCAATCGCCAGATGAAAGCGCACGTCAGCCTGTGTCGCCATCTCCGGCGACAGGCTCTCCTGCTGTTGGATGGCGTCGAAACAGCTTTGCAGCTTTTCACGATCGGCATCGGTGGCCCGCAGCGCCGCATACCAGGCGGTACTGGCCTCAATAGCGTGGCGTGCTTCAAGGATGTCATTACGGTAGTCCGGGTCAGTCGCCACCAGTGTTTTCAGGGGCTGGACAATACGCTGTTCTGACCAGGGCGGCGGCGCTTCACACAGGTAATAGCCACCGCCGTGACGGCTGAACAGTATCCCTTCGCCGACCAGCTTTTGCAGCGCTTCACGCAGTGACGAACGTGATACTTCCAGCTCTTCAGCCAGCTTACGTTCGGCTGGCAGGCGTGTACCAGGCT carries:
- a CDS encoding putative bifunctional diguanylate cyclase/phosphodiesterase, with translation MKIEYSTVAELRREFMRNVVAPVVAVVLFSLLGCGITAYWVTVQSNAKAQEKQQQVIENIFAQHLSDFTFQHQNLLNEVDLISQLAKPAEFGSWLFHLAGDNEIYLLDAQQRPVTSWLEGRLAPVSSYLDLKPKLSHHLPPATSSDVIHDFIRLRDRVAEVVIGPLPDNSGRRLIFIRYLHYSFIDFLEHRGVVSQFRFTPSAADQPNSAGFLLTSANGIPVSSVSWIPMRPGSQMLKITGPLIAAAILSISLMCIIMTRRLWHSSLKLSSSMRRLGASEVHARHLARHDVLTGLPNRAWIEEQLNERLQQLPLSGGKLALMLLDLDRFKLINDTYGHHTGDDLIVEIGQRLSSLLPVQDAVGRLGGDEFVVMVSNLENEQQVADLCQQIITRLAEPMTLRGHTLWVGVSIGVALSPRHSLERLELMRKADISLYAAKAEGRGRYCLFVPAMDEALQKRQRLAQQLHLALENTVDLMQWYQPIMDVSGTKLIAVEALLRWQHPQLGAISPAEFVPIAEETGLIIPLGEWVLEQACKMAITCPELIVAVNVSPLQFLAPGFIANLMAIMARYGIDPQQIELEITEGVLLENAQHALKTIKTLRAAGFCIALDDFGTGYSSLSYLVQFPVDTIKIDRAFTQSLGVRENSATIVESVIKLGHSLGITVTAEGVETEEQRLMLAAAGCDRLQGFLLSKPQPAEQLHALLREMQI
- the lldD gene encoding FMN-dependent L-lactate dehydrogenase LldD encodes the protein MIISAGTDYRAAAKRILPPFLFHYIDGGAYAEHTLRRNVEDLAQIALKQRVLNDMSDLTLHTTLFKETLSMPVALGPVGLCGMYARRGEVQAAKAAAAKGIPFTLSTVSVCPIEEVAPAISRPMWFQLYVLKDRGFMRNALERAKAAGCSTLVFTVDMPTPGARYRDAHSGMSGPNAALRRYAQAVLHPQWAWDVGLNGRPHDLGNISAYLGKPTGLEDYIGWLAKNFDPSISWSDLEWIREFWDGPMIIKGILDPDDARDAVRFGADGIIVSNHGGRQLDGVLSTARALPAIADAVKGEIAILADSGIRNGLDVVRMIALGADTVLLGRAYLYALATAGQAGVENLLTLIEKEMRVAMTLTGMKSIADISRNALVENGLG
- the lldR gene encoding transcriptional regulator LldR encodes the protein MNSGQLVERIRTLISLRQLEPGTRLPAERKLAEELEVSRSSLREALQKLVGEGILFSRHGGGYYLCEAPPPWSEQRIVQPLKTLVATDPDYRNDILEARHAIEASTAWYAALRATDADREKLQSCFDAIQQQESLSPEMATQADVRFHLAIAEASHNVVLLQTMRGFFDLLQSSVAHSRQRMYTVPTIFARLTEQHEELLLAILAGDPQRASCAARDHMGFVLTTLKTLHENEARQQRSTRLPDEDTDITREENR